In Kogia breviceps isolate mKogBre1 chromosome 7, mKogBre1 haplotype 1, whole genome shotgun sequence, a single window of DNA contains:
- the CDKN1C gene encoding cyclin-dependent kinase inhibitor 1C: protein MERLVARRTFPLFARTSACRSLFGPVDHEELSRELQMRLAELSAEDQRRWDYNFQQDVPLRGPGRLQWTEVDSDSVPAFYRETVQVGRCRLLLAPRPRPDGAGDSPPSGPPADESLDGLGEAPASPSSGPSVAPAPAPAPAPQESSEPEAVPPPRSQEPLAEPPHSGISGRPAPGTAATATSTNAAAATAAAATTAAAGGAAIKKLSGPLISDFFAKRKRPAPEAKASNEVPAGCAAPGAAPAVGSAEQTPRKRLR from the exons ATGGAGCGCCTGGTCGCCCGCCGCACCTTTCCCCTGTTCGCGCGCACCAGCGCTTGCCGCAGCCTCTTCGGGCCCGTGGACCACGAGGAGCTCAGCCGCGAGCTGCAGATGCGCCTGGCCGAGCTGAGCGCCGAGGACCAGCGCCGCTGGGACTACAACTTCCAGCAGGACGTGCCGCTGCGGGGCCCCGGGCGCCTGCAGTGGACCGAGGTGGACAGCGACTCCGTGCCCGCCTTCTACCGCGAGACGGTGCAGGTGGGGCGCTGTCGCCTGCTCCTGGCGCCTCGGCCCCGCCCGGACGGCGCGGGCGATAGCCCGCCCTCCGGGCCGCCGGCCGATGAGTCCCTCGACGGcctcggggaggcgccggcgtcGCCGTCCAGCGGCCCGTCCGTAGCGcctgccccggccccggccccggcgccGCAGGAGAGCTCTGAGCCGGAGGCGGTCCCGCCGCCGCGCAGCCAGGAGCCCCTGGCCGAGCCGCCGCACTCAGGGATTTCGGGGCGCCCCGCGCCGGGCACTGCCGCCACTGCCACCAGCACCAACGCCGCCGCCGCCACTGCCGCCGCTGCCACCACTGCCGCCGCCGGAGGCGCCGCGATCAAGAAGCTGTCCGGGCCTCTCATCTCCG ATTTCTTCGCCAAGCGCAAGAGACCCGCGCCCGAAGCCAAGGCGTCGAACGAGGTTCCCGCGGGATGCGCCGCGCCCGGCGCCGCTCCAGCCGTCGGCTCGGCTGAGCAAACCCCGCGCAAGCGGCTGCGATGA